In a single window of the Sulfurimonas sp. hsl 1-7 genome:
- the rimK gene encoding 30S ribosomal protein S6--L-glutamate ligase produces the protein MRVYILSRNADLYSTKRLVEAAEQKGWEVKVIDYLKCSIEIMKGELKINYQGKTLPVPDAIIPRIGASRTFYGTAMVRHFEMMEVFSTSGSLAIKRSRDKLRSLQILSKNGVDMPKTVFASNKSSAKDVIALSGGAPLVLKILEGTQGVGVVLVDSEKAAKSVLDAFYGMDVNLLVQEYIEEAGGADIRAFVVNGEVVGAMRRQGAEGDFRSNLHQGGSAVAHKLSRKERATALAAAKHMGLGICGVDMIPSARGPLVMEVNSSPGLEGIEKSTGIDIATKIMEYIEGNVTPDPSSMKKKRFKKDNIGA, from the coding sequence ATGAGAGTATATATTTTATCGAGAAATGCGGATTTGTATTCAACAAAAAGACTTGTTGAAGCGGCAGAACAAAAGGGGTGGGAAGTTAAAGTTATCGATTACCTCAAATGTTCTATTGAAATTATGAAAGGTGAACTAAAGATCAACTATCAAGGTAAAACACTTCCTGTTCCCGATGCTATCATCCCACGTATAGGGGCAAGCCGTACATTTTACGGAACTGCAATGGTAAGACACTTTGAGATGATGGAGGTGTTTTCTACATCAGGTTCTCTTGCTATTAAAAGAAGTAGGGATAAACTTCGTTCGCTTCAGATACTCTCAAAAAACGGCGTAGATATGCCTAAAACTGTTTTTGCATCAAATAAATCGAGTGCAAAAGACGTTATCGCACTCAGCGGCGGTGCTCCTTTAGTACTTAAGATCTTAGAAGGTACTCAAGGGGTCGGAGTGGTTCTTGTAGATAGTGAAAAAGCTGCAAAATCGGTTCTTGATGCATTCTACGGTATGGATGTAAACTTGCTTGTTCAAGAGTACATTGAAGAAGCGGGCGGTGCAGACATTAGAGCATTTGTAGTTAACGGTGAAGTGGTCGGTGCTATGCGTCGTCAAGGTGCAGAGGGTGACTTTAGATCAAACCTGCATCAAGGTGGAAGTGCAGTAGCACACAAACTTTCACGTAAAGAGCGTGCAACAGCTCTTGCAGCTGCAAAACATATGGGACTTGGTATCTGTGGTGTTGATATGATCCCATCAGCTCGCGGTCCACTTGTAATGGAAGTGAACTCTTCACCGGGACTTGAAGGGATAGAAAAGTCCACGGGGATAGATATTGCCACAAAAATTATGGAATATATTGAAGGCAACGTAACGCCTGATCCAAGTAGTATGAAAAAGAAACGATTCAAAAAAGACAACATTGGAGCGTAG
- a CDS encoding DUF3050 domain-containing protein, translated as MSTFPLEEIAEYREKLAQHPVYAAVQNMDDLTVFMQHHVYSVWDFMSLAKYLQNCFAPSQTPWMPRANTDVQRFINDIILEEETDLGLPLADGTQTYSSHFELYTQAMEEVSIGSSQNVYAFLENVQRTSVETTLQTEIAPLASCEFMQTTFGFINSDKPHLIAAAFALGREHIIPKMFRALLEKMAIKREDTQVFHYYLERHIELDSDHHGPMSLKMLEILCEDDPKKIEEAKQAAIDAIKARIKFWDGVLEVIEQNRAFNSYSRKSIVTY; from the coding sequence ATGTCAACTTTTCCACTAGAAGAAATCGCAGAATATAGAGAAAAACTAGCACAGCATCCCGTCTATGCAGCTGTACAAAACATGGATGATTTAACTGTATTTATGCAGCATCATGTCTATTCCGTTTGGGACTTTATGTCTTTGGCAAAGTACCTGCAAAACTGTTTCGCACCCTCACAAACACCTTGGATGCCACGAGCCAATACCGACGTACAAAGATTTATAAACGATATCATCTTAGAAGAGGAAACAGACCTCGGTCTACCGCTTGCCGACGGCACACAAACATACTCAAGTCATTTTGAACTCTATACTCAGGCGATGGAAGAGGTAAGCATAGGAAGTTCTCAGAACGTATATGCCTTTTTAGAAAATGTTCAACGAACATCTGTAGAGACGACTCTTCAAACAGAGATAGCACCTCTGGCTTCTTGTGAATTTATGCAAACAACTTTCGGTTTTATAAACAGCGACAAACCGCACCTTATCGCAGCGGCATTTGCGCTCGGACGTGAACACATCATCCCTAAAATGTTTCGCGCTCTTTTAGAAAAAATGGCGATCAAACGTGAAGACACCCAAGTGTTTCACTACTATCTTGAACGTCATATAGAACTAGACAGTGACCATCATGGACCAATGTCGCTGAAGATGTTGGAGATACTGTGCGAGGATGATCCAAAAAAGATCGAAGAAGCAAAACAAGCTGCGATCGATGCGATCAAGGCTCGAATCAAGTTTTGGGACGGTGTTTTAGAAGTTATTGAGCAAAACAGAGCTTTTAATTCATACTCTCGTAAAAGTATTGTAACTTATTAA
- a CDS encoding mechanosensitive ion channel family protein has product MKTFFLLFSLVVFLLGAEEEKNVWGNDNIWIKTYTNAKNYKIIINNIVKIENKIKRAKNNPVLLDELNQRLELQKSKLDLYEQNKGFDTLLYPYKFTMPNVNLYEYLSNKTRNELDHKIERYIVLKNDFYLAISMLKNDAKKHKDVSKKDIAYFEDFKENVDKTYLNLLDAKVELQNRYKEYETQSLQKHLITLIVFIISYLLYKTVFWLTHKRNRFITVVYVVFLLGFLVLRYIDDLLYFITFLSVAAAALTLALREVILNLAASVYILFSNVIRIGDRIMVQFETKHTIGDIVDISLMKIKLHEIGDYTNLKEIKNVGRTIYLPNSYIFTKVFYNYSRKKDGFINNLVEFEFSVDSDFDRIESVTHEVMDELGLTHTIAFSLNNLKTGVVAMISYETNYQMASQNRGEISIKLLRAYKNDEAIILKAAKSPAKKDSENASE; this is encoded by the coding sequence ATGAAAACATTTTTTTTACTTTTTTCACTCGTTGTTTTTCTTTTGGGAGCCGAAGAGGAAAAAAATGTATGGGGAAATGACAACATATGGATCAAAACATATACCAATGCAAAAAACTATAAGATTATCATCAACAACATTGTAAAAATAGAGAATAAGATAAAGCGTGCAAAAAATAACCCCGTTCTTTTAGATGAGTTAAACCAACGCCTTGAACTGCAAAAGTCAAAGCTCGATCTGTATGAACAAAACAAAGGGTTTGACACTCTGTTATACCCTTACAAATTTACAATGCCAAACGTCAATCTTTACGAGTACTTATCTAATAAAACACGCAATGAACTTGATCATAAAATAGAGCGTTACATAGTACTTAAAAACGATTTTTATCTTGCTATTTCTATGTTGAAAAATGATGCGAAAAAGCATAAGGATGTTTCGAAAAAAGATATTGCGTATTTTGAGGATTTTAAAGAGAATGTAGATAAAACATATCTCAATTTACTGGATGCAAAAGTTGAACTGCAAAACAGATACAAAGAGTATGAAACACAAAGTTTGCAAAAGCATCTTATCACCCTTATCGTCTTTATAATCTCCTATCTGCTCTATAAAACTGTTTTCTGGTTGACACATAAAAGAAATCGTTTTATTACCGTTGTATACGTTGTCTTTCTTTTGGGCTTTTTAGTGCTTCGTTATATTGATGATCTCCTTTACTTTATAACCTTTTTAAGTGTTGCGGCAGCTGCACTTACACTTGCACTTCGTGAAGTTATTTTAAATCTTGCGGCATCTGTATATATCCTCTTTAGCAATGTGATAAGAATCGGCGATAGAATCATGGTGCAGTTTGAAACAAAACACACAATCGGCGATATTGTAGATATTTCGCTTATGAAGATAAAACTGCATGAAATAGGGGACTATACAAATTTAAAAGAGATCAAGAATGTCGGGCGAACTATCTATTTGCCAAACAGTTATATCTTTACAAAAGTATTTTATAACTACTCAAGAAAAAAAGACGGGTTTATTAACAATCTTGTTGAGTTTGAATTTTCAGTGGATAGTGATTTTGATCGTATTGAGAGTGTAACGCATGAGGTGATGGATGAACTGGGACTCACTCATACTATTGCATTCTCTTTAAACAACTTAAAAACTGGTGTGGTGGCAATGATATCGTATGAAACGAACTACCAAATGGCTTCACAAAACAGAGGAGAGATATCTATAAAACTGTTACGTGCATATAAAAATGATGAGGCTATTATTTTGAAAGCTGCAAAATCTCCGGCAAAAAAAGATTCTGAAAACGCTAGTGAGTAG
- the efp gene encoding elongation factor P: MATIGMGDIKKNVRLIIGEVPYKVVEFQHVKPGKGAAFVRMKIKSFLNGKVVEKTVHAGDKFEVPEITYKTMQFLYDDGEMFQFMDNETYDQIGLTHDQCDDASKWFKDGISVDIIFYKGDAISVTAPETMELVVAETPPNFKGDTSSGSKKPATLETGAVIQVPYHVLEGDLVKVNTVDSEYLEKVK, encoded by the coding sequence ATGGCAACAATTGGTATGGGTGATATCAAAAAAAATGTACGTCTTATCATTGGTGAAGTACCGTACAAAGTTGTAGAATTTCAACATGTTAAACCTGGTAAAGGTGCTGCATTTGTTCGTATGAAAATCAAAAGTTTCTTAAACGGTAAAGTTGTTGAGAAAACTGTTCACGCTGGTGATAAGTTTGAAGTACCTGAAATTACATATAAAACTATGCAATTTCTTTACGATGACGGTGAGATGTTCCAATTTATGGACAATGAAACTTATGATCAAATTGGTCTTACGCATGATCAATGTGATGATGCATCAAAATGGTTCAAAGATGGTATCAGTGTAGATATCATTTTCTATAAAGGTGATGCAATCAGTGTTACTGCACCTGAAACAATGGAGCTTGTAGTTGCTGAAACACCGCCAAACTTCAAAGGTGATACTTCAAGTGGAAGTAAAAAACCTGCAACACTTGAAACTGGTGCGGTTATCCAAGTACCTTACCACGTTTTAGAGGGTGATCTTGTAAAAGTAAACACTGTTGATAGTGAATACTTAGAAAAAGTAAAATAG
- the nadE gene encoding NAD(+) synthase: MKELQTLSKKMDLTIDAPLTVELIESYFKQLLESKKTDGLLLGLSGGIDSSVLITLAVRAVGKEKVHASFLFDRDSEKSSQRKAALMANWLGVKLESTDISPEMKKRNIYAPLIMKLIPYSALFNRMIQYTYKLLTGEVPFKTTLKIGSGEEECSWFKYFLYNFTIRHIERGFSERHKYRREVLEQKAKEENLTLIGAANRSESEIGWFVKDGIDDLPIQPMTGLYKTQVWQLASYLKLPDEIQGQTASPDMMFGINDEFGIGHNYRRLDVILNMIEQKLTDEEIIEAGISQTELDDVRELKRVSEWKRASEHKLPPVDGGIEGNVRLIN, from the coding sequence ATGAAAGAGCTTCAAACACTCTCTAAAAAAATGGATCTTACTATCGACGCTCCCCTGACAGTTGAACTTATAGAATCGTATTTCAAGCAACTTCTTGAATCAAAAAAAACGGATGGGCTTCTTCTTGGTTTAAGTGGAGGAATAGATTCTTCTGTTTTGATTACACTGGCTGTTAGAGCAGTTGGAAAGGAAAAGGTTCATGCCTCTTTTCTGTTTGATCGAGACAGTGAAAAAAGTTCCCAAAGAAAAGCAGCTCTTATGGCTAACTGGCTGGGTGTAAAGCTTGAGAGTACCGATATCTCTCCAGAGATGAAGAAGAGAAATATTTATGCACCTTTGATTATGAAACTGATACCGTATTCAGCACTATTTAACCGTATGATTCAATACACATATAAGCTTCTGACAGGAGAAGTGCCGTTTAAAACAACTCTCAAAATAGGAAGCGGTGAAGAGGAGTGTTCATGGTTTAAGTATTTTTTGTATAACTTTACAATTCGACATATCGAGAGAGGGTTTTCAGAACGTCATAAATATAGAAGAGAGGTATTGGAACAAAAAGCCAAAGAGGAAAATTTAACTCTCATAGGTGCTGCAAACCGTTCCGAATCTGAAATAGGATGGTTTGTTAAAGATGGAATTGATGATTTGCCGATTCAACCCATGACAGGGCTTTATAAAACACAGGTATGGCAGCTTGCGTCTTATTTGAAATTGCCGGATGAAATTCAGGGACAGACAGCTTCTCCAGATATGATGTTTGGGATCAACGATGAGTTTGGAATTGGTCACAACTATCGACGCTTAGATGTTATTCTCAATATGATAGAGCAAAAGTTGACAGACGAAGAAATTATAGAAGCGGGGATTAGTCAAACTGAACTCGACGATGTCCGTGAACTCAAAAGAGTTTCTGAGTGGAAACGTGCATCTGAACATAAGTTACCGCCAGTAGACGGTGGAATTGAAGGGAATGTTCGTTTGATAAATTGA
- a CDS encoding succinylglutamate desuccinylase/aspartoacylase family protein translates to MENEYLKIGGVEIRKGTTTTINIPLPKLYNTPTNLLLNVIRGKKDGPVVFISAAIHGDELNGIEVIRRLKKLSILKKIRGTLILVPVVNVYGMMNLSRYLPDRRDLNRSFPGSSKGSLAARIAKIFFDEVVLKCSLGIDLHTGSIHKTNLPQIRTNLDNEYTAKLAKVFEAPVVLHAELRDGSLRAEAQENGVPILLYEAGEALRFDESSIRIGVKGIINVLRENGNLPKIKEKTKKKVPIITRSSKWIRSNSSGVLRTIKALGDTVERDDVLAYIDDPLGGESTEILSPFRGVVIGKSQIPLAQEGDAVFHIANISNINVAENKIEYFSEDAIEESEFFELNNEEIIE, encoded by the coding sequence TTGGAAAATGAATATTTGAAAATTGGCGGTGTTGAGATAAGAAAAGGGACTACTACAACTATAAACATCCCTTTGCCAAAACTCTATAACACTCCGACAAATCTTCTTTTAAATGTAATTCGCGGAAAAAAAGACGGACCGGTAGTTTTTATAAGTGCAGCTATTCACGGTGACGAGCTAAACGGGATAGAAGTTATTAGACGTCTTAAAAAGTTAAGTATCTTAAAAAAGATACGTGGAACATTGATCCTGGTACCCGTTGTAAATGTTTACGGCATGATGAACCTCTCTCGTTATTTACCCGATCGAAGGGATTTAAACAGAAGTTTTCCGGGGAGTTCAAAAGGTTCGCTTGCAGCACGTATTGCAAAGATATTTTTTGATGAGGTTGTATTGAAATGTTCTTTGGGAATTGATCTGCATACCGGTTCTATTCATAAAACAAATTTGCCACAGATTCGTACAAACTTAGACAATGAATATACTGCAAAACTTGCAAAGGTTTTTGAAGCACCTGTTGTACTACATGCCGAACTTCGGGACGGTTCGCTTCGGGCTGAAGCACAAGAGAACGGGGTACCTATCTTACTGTATGAAGCAGGGGAGGCTTTGCGTTTTGATGAAAGTTCTATTCGCATCGGTGTTAAAGGGATCATAAACGTACTGCGTGAAAACGGTAATTTACCGAAGATAAAAGAGAAAACTAAAAAAAAGGTACCGATTATTACAAGAAGCAGTAAATGGATCCGATCAAACAGCAGTGGTGTTTTAAGAACGATCAAGGCTCTTGGAGACACTGTGGAAAGAGATGATGTACTGGCGTATATCGATGACCCGCTCGGGGGTGAATCTACAGAGATTTTATCCCCTTTTAGAGGCGTGGTTATAGGAAAATCACAAATCCCTCTAGCACAGGAGGGGGATGCTGTTTTTCATATTGCCAATATATCCAATATAAATGTAGCGGAAAACAAAATCGAGTACTTTAGTGAAGATGCTATTGAGGAAAGTGAGTTTTTCGAACTTAACAATGAAGAGATAATCGAGTAG
- a CDS encoding mechanosensitive ion channel domain-containing protein has product MSTNIFYTVITIVLTFMLVKTISFSIGKIADVKGVSRRRLFYIIKFFNIMIYISLFIVIATIWGVKFNGLMVFLSSIFAVIGIALFAQWSILSNLTSSIIIFFTFPARVGDRVKVLDGDDSITGEIKEITPFQIEIEDDEHNIILYPNNLFLQKPIVKLAKKSKEKTPTH; this is encoded by the coding sequence ATGTCTACAAATATTTTTTACACAGTCATCACCATTGTTCTTACCTTTATGCTGGTTAAAACGATCTCTTTTTCAATCGGAAAAATTGCAGACGTTAAAGGGGTAAGCAGAAGACGACTTTTTTATATTATTAAGTTTTTTAACATTATGATATATATCTCCCTTTTTATAGTGATTGCCACTATATGGGGTGTAAAATTTAACGGGCTCATGGTCTTTTTATCTTCTATATTTGCAGTGATCGGTATTGCACTTTTCGCTCAGTGGTCGATTTTAAGTAATCTGACATCAAGCATCATTATATTTTTTACGTTTCCCGCTCGTGTGGGTGACCGTGTAAAAGTGCTAGACGGAGATGACTCTATTACCGGAGAGATAAAAGAGATCACACCATTTCAAATTGAGATAGAGGATGATGAGCACAATATCATCCTCTATCCAAACAATCTGTTTTTACAAAAACCTATCGTAAAACTGGCAAAAAAATCTAAAGAGAAAACGCCTACTCACTAG
- a CDS encoding DcaP family trimeric outer membrane transporter: MFKSCSRVALAALISTQLFAEASQEDVEKRLANLESWMQESKQQKGSLELKTEKTVLSVGGRVELLVRGAAPTSKNIAGSILKADSEENMHLNFDATNSRVWVKTKTPSNYGMIRTLIETDFAGSVTGTQANTNSSGLRLRHAYVQVGNWTVGQTNSAFNSVVTLDIIELPINDMLVRQPLIRYTIEDKLLSYDISFEQPETTLRDQNGTMIAPGDDILPDLVLRARYYPTWGEAGIAFLGRYINQEEIGKDSAFGWGANISAKLNVGSDDIRIGGQYGVGLGRYIAYNSYAAGSMDAAGNIKLQATYGGDIGYRHWWTRELRSTISFAFSGTQNNAEVQKLDTNTKEAYTSTANLLWSPVLNSLVGLEYTKTKLKAQSGLKSDLDALLLCLRYDF, from the coding sequence ATGTTCAAAAGCTGTTCTAGAGTTGCATTGGCAGCCCTGATCTCTACGCAACTTTTTGCCGAAGCATCACAAGAGGATGTTGAAAAACGTTTGGCAAACTTAGAGAGCTGGATGCAGGAGAGCAAACAACAAAAAGGCTCTTTGGAGTTAAAAACAGAAAAAACTGTTTTGAGTGTCGGCGGTAGGGTTGAACTTTTAGTTCGCGGTGCTGCTCCTACATCTAAAAATATTGCAGGCAGTATTTTAAAGGCGGATAGCGAAGAGAACATGCATCTTAATTTCGATGCTACAAACAGCAGGGTGTGGGTAAAAACAAAAACACCTTCAAACTACGGGATGATAAGAACCTTGATCGAGACAGATTTTGCAGGTTCGGTAACAGGTACACAGGCAAATACTAATTCAAGCGGTTTACGACTGCGTCACGCTTACGTGCAGGTTGGAAACTGGACGGTTGGGCAGACCAACTCCGCATTTAACAGTGTTGTGACACTCGACATTATAGAGCTACCGATCAACGATATGCTCGTAAGACAGCCCCTGATCAGATACACGATCGAGGATAAACTTCTAAGTTACGATATCTCGTTTGAGCAGCCTGAAACAACTTTGCGTGATCAAAACGGTACTATGATCGCTCCCGGGGATGACATACTCCCAGACCTTGTGCTTCGCGCACGTTACTATCCGACATGGGGAGAGGCTGGAATCGCTTTTCTTGGAAGATACATCAACCAAGAGGAGATAGGAAAAGATAGTGCCTTTGGATGGGGTGCAAACATCTCCGCAAAGTTGAATGTAGGTTCTGACGATATCCGCATCGGGGGACAATACGGTGTGGGTCTTGGAAGATACATAGCATACAACTCTTATGCTGCGGGTTCAATGGATGCAGCAGGGAACATTAAACTCCAAGCTACATACGGAGGGGATATAGGGTATCGCCATTGGTGGACGCGTGAGTTGCGCTCTACGATCTCATTTGCATTCAGCGGTACGCAAAACAACGCTGAAGTACAAAAGCTCGATACAAATACAAAAGAGGCATACACTTCAACTGCAAACCTTTTATGGAGTCCTGTTTTAAACTCTTTAGTGGGTCTTGAATATACAAAAACAAAACTCAAAGCACAAAGTGGATTAAAAAGCGATCTCGATGCTCTGTTGCTTTGCTTACGCTATGATTTTTAA
- a CDS encoding endonuclease: MIKKILLLTLFATLVFGANESFSKSKKMLKQIYKGHQFTIYCECKYNYKNKNNMIERDSCGYIPRNEYTKKGKRNERARRIEWEHLIPAENFGRQFACWREGNAECVGKNSKGYKGRKCCEKVNQQYRIMQADMHNLFPAVGELNGDRKNFRFDFEEASGGQYGACKFDVLFKEKRAKVREELRGVIARDYLYFNKRYGMKLSKQELKKFTAWNKLYPPNEWEKERNEKIEKMQGNGNPFILKLLH; this comes from the coding sequence AGCAAATCAAAAAAGATGTTAAAGCAGATCTACAAAGGGCATCAGTTTACAATCTACTGTGAGTGCAAATACAACTATAAAAACAAAAACAATATGATAGAGAGAGACTCATGCGGATATATTCCCCGCAACGAGTACACAAAAAAAGGAAAACGCAATGAAAGAGCCAGACGTATAGAGTGGGAGCATCTCATACCTGCGGAAAACTTCGGACGTCAGTTTGCTTGTTGGCGTGAAGGCAATGCTGAGTGTGTAGGGAAAAACTCTAAAGGTTACAAGGGGAGAAAATGTTGTGAGAAAGTGAATCAGCAGTACAGAATTATGCAGGCTGATATGCATAACCTTTTTCCCGCCGTTGGAGAGCTAAACGGTGACAGAAAAAACTTCCGTTTTGATTTTGAAGAAGCGAGCGGGGGACAATACGGAGCGTGCAAGTTTGATGTCCTTTTTAAAGAAAAAAGAGCTAAAGTAAGAGAGGAACTAAGAGGGGTTATAGCCAGAGATTATCTTTATTTTAACAAGCGTTACGGGATGAAACTCTCAAAACAGGAACTCAAAAAGTTCACTGCATGGAACAAACTCTATCCTCCGAATGAGTGGGAAAAAGAGAGAAATGAAAAGATTGAAAAGATGCAGGGTAATGGCAACCCGTTTATACTTAAACTTTTACATTAG
- a CDS encoding ester cyclase yields MLTNKELIRKYYDMWNKKEFDKASEILDENISFRGSLDITAHGLKEFQEYATMLTKAFGDLYHAVEITVVENSLAAVYVTYTGKHIGKILEYEASGNKFNYSGAAFFQFKNSKIVSINVLGDLNSLYKQLH; encoded by the coding sequence ATGTTAACAAACAAAGAACTTATCAGAAAATACTACGATATGTGGAACAAAAAAGAGTTTGATAAAGCATCTGAAATTTTAGATGAAAATATCAGTTTTAGAGGTTCACTAGACATTACGGCTCACGGCCTTAAAGAGTTTCAAGAGTATGCAACGATGCTTACAAAGGCATTTGGAGACCTTTATCATGCAGTTGAGATCACGGTTGTTGAGAACTCTTTAGCAGCGGTATACGTAACTTATACGGGTAAACATATAGGAAAAATTTTAGAGTATGAAGCAAGCGGAAATAAGTTTAATTATTCAGGTGCAGCATTTTTTCAGTTTAAAAACTCTAAAATAGTTTCTATCAATGTTTTAGGTGACTTAAACTCACTCTATAAACAATTACACTAA
- a CDS encoding ATP-dependent zinc protease family protein has protein sequence MDKKIIGRREKISILDLELFDLDAKVDTGADSSALHCDHIVVEDETVSFTLLDDVHEAYNNKRFSLPIYKIKKVKSSNGELQIRPSIKVQVDFFGKKYTSVISLTDRKDMKFPMLIGRKFLKDKFLVDVAQEYIAK, from the coding sequence ATGGATAAAAAAATAATTGGGCGTAGGGAAAAAATTTCAATACTTGATTTGGAACTGTTTGATCTTGATGCAAAAGTAGACACGGGGGCGGATTCCAGTGCTTTGCATTGTGATCATATAGTTGTAGAGGATGAGACGGTAAGTTTTACTCTATTAGACGATGTTCATGAAGCATATAACAATAAACGTTTCTCTTTGCCTATTTATAAAATAAAAAAAGTAAAAAGTTCAAATGGTGAGTTACAAATTAGACCATCTATAAAAGTACAAGTAGATTTTTTCGGGAAAAAATATACGAGTGTTATATCTTTAACAGATAGAAAAGATATGAAGTTTCCAATGCTTATCGGCAGAAAGTTTTTAAAAGATAAATTTTTAGTAGATGTAGCACAAGAGTACATAGCAAAATAA